Proteins encoded together in one Branchiostoma lanceolatum isolate klBraLanc5 chromosome 11, klBraLanc5.hap2, whole genome shotgun sequence window:
- the LOC136445324 gene encoding uncharacterized protein isoform X2, with protein MVLRIFHTFVAIFGAIFVRNCGEPLTQPAVSVTVSEVTTSSAVLSWDSHSREVTKCSLIYWEDRAGQTSEVNLVEVDLERNGTFLLTPLDRNCSYRAQFKCFVGETKYGESEKILFATESSEDVVSTFMPHSNSKPPITEENTAEDNGSTPSLSRDILLGCFLGLLGIAILVSLQILIFRHWRRYIMYGRRFARMREEDRDEIPNFNIG; from the exons ATGGTGCTAAGGATCTTCCATACCTTTGTGGCAATTTTCGGCGCGATCTTCGTCAGAAATTGCG GAGAGCCTCTGACCCAGCCTGCTGTGTCTGTGACAGTCAGCGAGGTGACGACGTCATCAGCGGTCCTGTCCTGGGACTCCCACAGCCGTGAGGTCACCAAGTGTAGCCTCATCTACTGGGAGGACAGGGCGGGTCAAACGTCAGAGGTCAACCTGGTGGAGGTCGACCTGGAGAGGAATGGGACCTTCCTGCTGACCCCGCTGGACAGGAACTGCTCGTATCGGGCTCAGTTCAAGTGTTTTGTGGGAGAAACGAAATACGGGGAGTCTGAAAAGATTCTCTTTGCCACGG AATCTAGTGAAGATGTTGTCAGCACATTTATGCCACATTCCAACTCCAAGCCACCAATCACAGAAGAGAATACAGCAGAAGACAACGGTTCGACTCCTTCTCTTTCCAG GGACATCCTTTTAGGCTGCTTCCTCGGTCTTCTTGGTATCGCCATCTTAGTATCCCTGCAAATCCTCATCTTTCGCCACTGGAGGAGATACATCATGTATGGCAGAAGATTTGCCAG AATGCGTGAGGAAGACAGAGATGAGATCCCCAACTTCAACATAGGTTAA
- the LOC136445324 gene encoding uncharacterized protein isoform X1, with protein sequence MVLRIFHTFVAIFGAIFVRNCAGEPLTQPAVSVTVSEVTTSSAVLSWDSHSREVTKCSLIYWEDRAGQTSEVNLVEVDLERNGTFLLTPLDRNCSYRAQFKCFVGETKYGESEKILFATESSEDVVSTFMPHSNSKPPITEENTAEDNGSTPSLSRDILLGCFLGLLGIAILVSLQILIFRHWRRYIMYGRRFARMREEDRDEIPNFNIG encoded by the exons ATGGTGCTAAGGATCTTCCATACCTTTGTGGCAATTTTCGGCGCGATCTTCGTCAGAAATTGCG CAGGAGAGCCTCTGACCCAGCCTGCTGTGTCTGTGACAGTCAGCGAGGTGACGACGTCATCAGCGGTCCTGTCCTGGGACTCCCACAGCCGTGAGGTCACCAAGTGTAGCCTCATCTACTGGGAGGACAGGGCGGGTCAAACGTCAGAGGTCAACCTGGTGGAGGTCGACCTGGAGAGGAATGGGACCTTCCTGCTGACCCCGCTGGACAGGAACTGCTCGTATCGGGCTCAGTTCAAGTGTTTTGTGGGAGAAACGAAATACGGGGAGTCTGAAAAGATTCTCTTTGCCACGG AATCTAGTGAAGATGTTGTCAGCACATTTATGCCACATTCCAACTCCAAGCCACCAATCACAGAAGAGAATACAGCAGAAGACAACGGTTCGACTCCTTCTCTTTCCAG GGACATCCTTTTAGGCTGCTTCCTCGGTCTTCTTGGTATCGCCATCTTAGTATCCCTGCAAATCCTCATCTTTCGCCACTGGAGGAGATACATCATGTATGGCAGAAGATTTGCCAG AATGCGTGAGGAAGACAGAGATGAGATCCCCAACTTCAACATAGGTTAA